One genomic window of Anaeromicrobium sediminis includes the following:
- a CDS encoding DMT family transporter produces MKEITPVIFAILAGIFTTLEASINAKLGRIVSPKIATLHSLITGVIIILIGNLLKGSLHQYAKIIHVKPQLLIGGVFGTFIIYFVTRTIPRLGVANTLTIIVASQIISGLLIDAFVTKQQELDWFKLIGIILLLCGTYFIMKK; encoded by the coding sequence ATGAAAGAAATAACACCAGTTATATTTGCTATTTTAGCAGGTATTTTTACCACTTTAGAAGCAAGTATTAATGCTAAATTAGGAAGAATTGTTTCTCCTAAAATTGCGACTCTGCATAGTTTAATTACAGGTGTTATTATTATCCTAATCGGAAATCTATTAAAGGGTAGCTTACATCAATACGCAAAAATTATTCATGTGAAGCCACAATTACTCATCGGTGGTGTTTTTGGTACTTTTATTATTTACTTTGTGACAAGAACAATTCCTAGACTGGGCGTAGCAAACACTCTTACTATCATAGTTGCTTCCCAAATCATAAGTGGATTATTAATCGATGCCTTTGTTACCAAGCAGCAGGAATTAGACTGGTTTAAGTTAATTGGAATCATCCTTTTGCTTTGTGGTACCTATTTTATTATGAAAAAATAG
- a CDS encoding metal-dependent hydrolase: MFIFNGRTHAAVGIAIGLLLIEKLKISIDTMVLIYLIGLYIGTLLPDADHKHAPMGKFIPLWLFLKHRTLTHSIFMFLFPVFLLRIFGNQISETLYFSKGMFLGIACHIGMDLLNPTGCPLLYPLMKQKFNILRIKTGSKLDDAIFLTSMICITYIIYQNFFI; this comes from the coding sequence GTGTTTATTTTCAATGGTAGAACTCACGCAGCTGTAGGTATTGCTATAGGATTACTACTCATTGAAAAACTAAAGATATCAATCGATACAATGGTGTTAATATACTTGATCGGATTATACATAGGAACATTATTACCAGATGCTGATCATAAACATGCTCCTATGGGAAAGTTCATTCCATTATGGCTCTTTTTAAAACATAGAACATTAACTCATTCAATATTTATGTTCTTGTTCCCAGTATTTCTATTGAGAATATTTGGAAATCAAATTTCAGAAACTCTATATTTTTCCAAAGGCATGTTTCTAGGTATAGCATGTCATATAGGAATGGATTTATTAAACCCTACTGGATGTCCATTGTTATATCCACTTATGAAACAGAAGTTTAATATATTGAGGATAAAAACAGGAAGTAAACTAGATGATGCTATATTTTTAACATCTATGATATGTATAACCTATATTATTTATCAAAATTTTTTTATTTAA
- a CDS encoding GerAB/ArcD/ProY family transporter — MNKEVISDKQGIAMIILFLSGSTSIFVTGLDAKKDLWIAIILAIFMVLPMIILFARLHYIFPGKDLFDIFEICFGKLIGKIMMIIFTWYTFYWAADVLNNYGFFIRTVSLTKTPKIIYIIILGILCAWGTKAGIEVLGKWAELFLIIFIISICAIVSMLIPNMNFHNIEPILYDGVRPVFKGAYSVFTQPFVQTVAFTMTFTNLKRKKSSYKVYIVGLFLGAILTFMISVTNILVIGINEATNAYYPSYVTATRINIRDFIQRLEVIIAIIFTLGGFIKISILLLCTCKGMTKIFGCKDYGFIIIPITLLIVNLAYFQYDSVQHYFQFNTEIWADYFLPFQVILPVIIWIAAEIKKKLGKV; from the coding sequence GTGAACAAAGAAGTTATTTCTGATAAACAAGGTATAGCCATGATTATTCTATTCTTATCAGGATCTACATCCATATTTGTAACAGGACTAGATGCTAAAAAAGATTTGTGGATAGCTATTATTTTAGCCATATTTATGGTGTTACCTATGATTATATTATTTGCTAGACTTCATTATATTTTTCCAGGAAAAGATTTATTTGATATTTTTGAAATTTGTTTTGGAAAGCTCATTGGAAAGATTATGATGATCATATTTACTTGGTATACTTTTTATTGGGCCGCTGACGTTTTAAATAATTATGGTTTCTTTATTAGAACAGTTAGTTTAACTAAAACTCCTAAAATTATATACATTATCATTTTAGGTATTTTATGTGCTTGGGGAACAAAGGCAGGGATTGAGGTTTTGGGTAAGTGGGCAGAACTTTTTTTGATAATCTTTATTATAAGTATATGTGCTATAGTATCAATGTTGATTCCGAATATGAACTTTCATAACATTGAACCTATATTATATGACGGAGTTAGGCCTGTTTTTAAAGGTGCTTATAGTGTATTTACACAACCATTTGTCCAAACAGTAGCGTTTACAATGACTTTTACTAATTTAAAAAGAAAAAAGTCTTCCTATAAAGTTTATATTGTAGGGTTATTCCTAGGAGCAATATTAACATTTATGATTTCTGTAACAAATATTTTAGTCATAGGAATAAATGAGGCAACAAACGCATATTATCCTTCTTATGTTACTGCTACAAGAATAAATATACGTGATTTTATACAAAGATTGGAAGTGATTATAGCCATTATATTTACCTTAGGAGGTTTTATAAAAATAAGTATATTGTTATTATGTACCTGCAAAGGAATGACGAAAATATTTGGCTGCAAAGATTATGGATTTATTATTATACCTATTACTTTATTGATTGTAAATCTAGCTTATTTTCAATATGATAGTGTACAGCATTATTTTCAATTTAATACAGAAATATGGGCAGATTATTTTTTGCCTTTTCAAGTAATTTTGCCTGTAATTATATGGATTGCTGCTGAAATAAAGAAAAAACTAGGTAAAGTATAA
- a CDS encoding alanine/glycine:cation symporter family protein has product MNIINTWNDWLNGIVWGPYMIILLIGTGIYMSFRLGFLQIYNFKYIIKHTIGRMFDKTLEGEGDISPGQAGLTAIAAVVGTGNIAGVATAISIGGPGAVFWMWLSAFFGMATKFSEITLGVHYREKREDGSYAGGAMYYLAKGLKQKWMAYFFSIMVIITYFIIGAIVDTNTIALSVQEQWGIYPLYTGIFLAIITGFVVLGGIKRIGEVCEFLTPFMGGIYIFAGLSILILNVEQVPGAIATIFTSAFRPAAATGGFAGATVARMMTIGTARGLFSNEAGMGSSPMIHGSAKTDHSARQGMWGIAEVFVDSLVICTITALAIIISGEWTTGVSGAALTIRAFSNVLPGNIGGYVVVFSAMLFGYSCLISANYYCESAGQYIFGIKSILPIRILWIVFILIGSVGGLEFVWALADTANGLMAIPNLIAILALSGVVVAQKKDFFSNCNDNKDIS; this is encoded by the coding sequence ATGAATATTATCAACACATGGAATGATTGGTTGAACGGGATTGTTTGGGGACCATATATGATTATCTTGTTAATAGGTACTGGAATTTATATGTCTTTTAGATTAGGCTTTCTTCAAATCTATAATTTCAAATATATTATAAAACATACTATTGGAAGGATGTTTGATAAAACATTAGAAGGAGAAGGAGATATTAGCCCGGGGCAAGCTGGTCTAACAGCAATTGCTGCGGTTGTTGGAACAGGTAATATTGCGGGAGTTGCTACAGCCATTTCTATTGGGGGTCCAGGAGCAGTTTTCTGGATGTGGTTATCCGCATTCTTTGGAATGGCTACAAAATTTTCTGAAATCACACTGGGTGTGCATTATCGTGAAAAGAGAGAAGATGGGAGCTATGCTGGTGGAGCCATGTATTATTTAGCAAAAGGGCTAAAGCAAAAATGGATGGCATATTTCTTTAGTATTATGGTTATTATTACTTATTTCATTATTGGAGCTATTGTTGATACCAATACTATTGCACTTTCAGTACAAGAACAATGGGGAATTTATCCTTTGTATACTGGAATATTTTTAGCGATTATTACAGGATTTGTTGTATTAGGGGGTATAAAAAGAATTGGTGAAGTTTGTGAGTTTTTAACTCCTTTTATGGGTGGAATTTATATTTTTGCAGGATTATCAATATTAATTTTAAATGTAGAGCAAGTACCAGGTGCAATTGCAACAATTTTTACAAGTGCATTTAGACCAGCTGCTGCTACAGGAGGATTTGCAGGAGCAACAGTTGCCAGAATGATGACAATTGGAACAGCAAGAGGATTGTTTTCCAATGAAGCTGGTATGGGTAGTTCTCCCATGATTCATGGTAGTGCTAAAACTGATCATTCTGCCAGACAAGGTATGTGGGGTATTGCAGAAGTTTTTGTTGATAGTTTAGTAATTTGTACCATAACTGCATTAGCAATAATAATCTCTGGTGAATGGACCACAGGTGTTTCTGGAGCTGCATTAACTATAAGAGCTTTTAGTAATGTTCTACCAGGGAATATAGGAGGTTATGTTGTTGTATTCTCAGCAATGTTATTTGGGTATTCTTGTTTAATATCAGCAAACTATTATTGCGAAAGCGCTGGACAATATATATTTGGAATTAAAAGTATTTTACCAATAAGAATTTTATGGATTGTATTTATACTAATAGGATCTGTAGGAGGATTAGAGTTTGTTTGGGCATTAGCAGATACCGCTAATGGATTAATGGCCATACCTAACCTAATCGCCATTTTAGCACTTAGTGGTGTAGTAGTTGCTCAGAAAAAAGATTTTTTCAGTAATTGTAATGATAATAAAGACATTAGTTGA
- a CDS encoding phosphohydrolase → MKCFYHNDEDGKCSGFWVAFNARINDTDLYDDIPQFIEIDYRIPFPMKTIRPNEQIYIVDFSISPDEMRELLKITKNVTWIDHHKTAIEKYEDFEYQIRGVRYDGVAGCMLAYCYINHMTAKGEGEIKPFELSMTNDAPRFTKLIADWDVWKFDYGDDTRFFQAAFNSLDFNPRSEEWLNFIHEDGYENKLIEEGKIIIRYRDCWGKNYMNLGFETEFEGHNCFAVNLGYCNSEYFKSLSEEKYDMLITFVFDGKIFKVIMYSETVDVSEIAKKYDGGGHKGASGFQVKELPFSIK, encoded by the coding sequence ATGAAGTGTTTTTATCATAATGATGAAGATGGAAAATGTTCAGGGTTTTGGGTAGCTTTCAATGCTAGAATTAACGATACAGATTTATATGATGACATACCACAGTTTATAGAAATTGATTATAGAATACCTTTCCCTATGAAAACTATACGACCGAATGAACAAATATATATTGTTGATTTTTCAATATCTCCTGATGAAATGAGAGAACTACTAAAAATAACTAAAAATGTTACATGGATAGATCATCACAAAACAGCTATTGAAAAGTACGAAGACTTTGAATATCAAATTAGAGGAGTTAGATATGATGGTGTGGCAGGATGTATGTTGGCATATTGTTATATAAATCATATGACAGCTAAGGGAGAAGGAGAAATAAAACCTTTTGAATTGTCTATGACAAATGATGCTCCAAGGTTCACAAAGTTAATTGCAGATTGGGATGTATGGAAATTTGATTATGGTGATGATACGAGATTTTTCCAAGCCGCTTTTAATTCATTAGACTTTAATCCTCGTTCAGAGGAATGGTTAAACTTTATTCACGAAGACGGTTACGAGAACAAGCTAATTGAAGAGGGCAAAATAATTATTAGATATAGAGATTGTTGGGGTAAAAACTATATGAATTTAGGGTTTGAAACAGAATTTGAAGGACATAATTGTTTCGCTGTAAATTTAGGCTATTGTAATAGCGAATATTTTAAAAGTCTTTCAGAAGAGAAATATGATATGCTAATAACATTTGTATTTGATGGAAAGATATTTAAAGTAATTATGTATTCTGAGACAGTTGATGTTTCAGAAATCGCGAAAAAATACGATGGTGGTGGTCATAAAGGAGCATCGGGATTCCAAGTTAAAGAATTACCCTTTAGTATTAAATAG
- a CDS encoding right-handed parallel beta-helix repeat-containing protein, translated as MAIINVPDDFSTIQEAVNSASEGDVILVKSKENNQPYNEEVTITTDNIRIVANGKDVVLQGTVGSLNPAFRLSNVTGVEIKGFKIQNYHRGILIDDGSFNRIIRNETMDTSDGITCVFSSGNLIWKNEVKGNGTGFGICAIEQANSNWITENVVHGYVVGLFIATSAGNALVGNLSFNNEAGFALFDGASNTLLLCNEVFKNENNFGVNVDEGPNSVFINNKIKYNDESGLLLRSSQNCFVSKNELKKNNGNGIITRGVSNFNIIQENKIEKNKENGINLATSADKNTIIRNCIECNNEDGINIEGDENNIVQNKVCNNKVLDIDDNGTDNEFADNKCRKSDPQDICKNCHYKYYHYGHCPYKDYYCEYCPYKDSEYCPCKYEHDD; from the coding sequence ATGGCAATAATCAATGTTCCTGATGATTTTTCAACTATCCAAGAAGCAGTAAATAGTGCATCAGAAGGGGATGTAATCCTGGTAAAATCAAAAGAAAATAACCAGCCTTATAATGAAGAGGTGACTATTACCACTGATAATATCCGTATTGTAGCCAACGGTAAGGATGTAGTACTTCAAGGGACAGTTGGTTCACTAAACCCAGCCTTTAGACTATCTAATGTCACTGGAGTGGAGATTAAAGGATTTAAGATTCAGAATTATCATAGGGGAATCTTAATAGATGATGGTAGTTTTAACCGTATCATTCGTAACGAAACCATGGATACATCTGATGGAATTACTTGTGTTTTCTCAAGTGGTAACTTGATATGGAAAAATGAAGTAAAAGGTAATGGTACTGGTTTTGGTATATGTGCAATAGAACAAGCAAATAGCAACTGGATAACAGAGAACGTAGTGCATGGATATGTCGTTGGTCTGTTTATAGCAACGAGCGCAGGTAACGCACTTGTAGGTAATCTATCTTTTAACAATGAAGCTGGTTTTGCACTCTTCGATGGCGCATCTAATACACTTCTTTTATGTAACGAAGTCTTTAAAAATGAAAATAATTTTGGAGTCAATGTGGACGAGGGCCCTAATAGCGTATTTATCAACAATAAAATAAAGTATAATGATGAAAGTGGATTATTGTTAAGATCATCTCAAAACTGCTTTGTTTCCAAAAACGAACTCAAAAAAAATAATGGAAACGGAATTATTACTCGTGGTGTTTCTAACTTCAATATCATTCAAGAGAATAAAATCGAAAAGAACAAAGAAAATGGAATTAATCTTGCCACTAGCGCAGACAAAAACACCATCATTAGAAATTGTATAGAATGCAACAATGAAGATGGAATAAATATTGAAGGAGACGAAAACAACATTGTTCAGAATAAGGTGTGCAACAACAAAGTATTAGATATTGATGATAATGGTACTGACAATGAATTTGCTGATAATAAATGTAGGAAAAGCGACCCACAAGACATCTGCAAAAATTGCCATTATAAATATTATCATTATGGGCATTGTCCTTATAAAGATTACTATTGTGAATATTGTCCTTATAAAGATTCTGAATATTGTCCTTGTAAATATGAACATGATGATTAA
- a CDS encoding DUF3189 family protein — MMVIYNDFGGTHSSATAAHIHVNKLPIDRIPDKEELLSLPTFDKVEKRQHGNLIYIGEDELGCKVYTVACEFKPKLVIKAVEDMYKITNGSLDGFYAFNTKHTVNLWMKIGGFLSRSLGLVSIGRPIVAHGTLKAYDDISQMVLNVKKQLPS; from the coding sequence ATGATGGTTATATATAATGATTTTGGTGGCACACATTCCTCTGCAACTGCTGCTCATATCCATGTAAACAAACTGCCAATAGATAGAATTCCGGATAAGGAAGAGTTATTGTCACTTCCTACATTCGATAAAGTAGAGAAGCGTCAACATGGAAATTTAATTTATATAGGAGAAGATGAACTAGGATGTAAAGTATATACGGTAGCTTGTGAATTTAAACCTAAGTTAGTAATTAAAGCAGTAGAAGATATGTATAAAATAACAAATGGATCATTAGATGGATTTTATGCTTTTAATACCAAACATACAGTTAATCTCTGGATGAAAATTGGAGGATTTCTTTCTAGATCTCTAGGGTTAGTATCTATTGGACGTCCTATAGTAGCTCATGGAACACTAAAAGCTTATGATGATATTTCACAGATGGTATTAAATGTTAAAAAACAGTTACCAAGTTAG
- a CDS encoding magnesium chelatase subunit ChlI family protein, which yields MVKLSRTIAELEESENVLVSHVTEAIQYYWTY from the coding sequence TTGGTTAAGTTAAGCAGAACTATAGCTGAGTTAGAGGAATCAGAAAATGTATTAGTAAGCCATGTGACTGAGGCTATTCAATATTATTGGACCTACTAA
- a CDS encoding magnesium chelatase subunit ChlI family protein gives MEDDAKYLLKNAFDKLGFSVRAYTKLVKLGRTIADLEESESILASHVAEAIQYRKLDKNYWNMICKAL, from the coding sequence ATGGAAGATGATGCAAAGTATTTACTTAAAAATGCCTTTGATAAATTAGGCTTTAGTGTAAGGGCATATACTAAGTTGGTTAAGTTAGGCAGAACTATAGCTGATTTAGAAGAATCAGAAAGTATATTAGCAAGCCATGTGGCTGAAGCTATACAATATAGAAAATTAGATAAGAATTATTGGAACATGATATGTAAGGCCCTTTAG
- a CDS encoding ribonuclease H family protein, protein MNYIREAELYLKHYGDLKYILNHINREITKLKWSGAPSDAKAIVIDDMPQGNKVPEDIMDIAYRLKCYMEMKKETEEKLDEINATLDEMNEDGEQLGELLKYWHVDKLDKDEIAEKMGYSRRSIYNLKEKAIKKFAIRIFGIKGLMVV, encoded by the coding sequence ATGAACTACATAAGAGAAGCAGAGTTGTATTTGAAACATTATGGAGATTTAAAATATATCTTGAATCACATAAATAGAGAAATAACTAAATTGAAATGGAGTGGAGCTCCTAGCGATGCCAAGGCAATTGTTATAGATGATATGCCACAGGGGAATAAGGTACCAGAGGACATAATGGATATAGCATATAGATTAAAGTGCTATATGGAGATGAAGAAGGAAACGGAAGAAAAGTTGGATGAAATAAATGCTACTTTGGATGAAATGAATGAGGATGGAGAACAATTAGGGGAGTTACTTAAATATTGGCATGTAGATAAGTTGGACAAGGATGAAATAGCGGAAAAAATGGGGTACAGCAGGAGGAGTATTTACAATTTAAAAGAGAAGGCTATAAAGAAGTTTGCCATAAGAATATTTGGGATAAAGGGGCTAATGGTTGTGTAA
- a CDS encoding DUF805 domain-containing protein yields the protein MLEKFFSWHGRINRAKYWGYHFLVGIVSSTLSHGIAYLMDNSIGTVLYYIIAIGSFYPMMCIIVKRLHDVDKSGYLAFLCLIPIVNLYPAILCAFIKGTDGPNRFGPDPLELNEIDEDYVKETI from the coding sequence ATGCTGGAAAAATTCTTCAGTTGGCATGGCCGAATCAATAGAGCTAAGTATTGGGGATATCATTTTTTAGTTGGCATTGTGTCTTCAACACTTTCCCATGGTATTGCTTATCTTATGGATAATTCCATAGGAACAGTTCTTTACTATATCATTGCAATAGGTTCATTTTATCCAATGATGTGTATAATCGTAAAACGACTTCATGACGTTGATAAATCTGGTTACCTTGCATTCCTCTGCCTTATTCCAATAGTTAATTTATATCCAGCAATTTTATGTGCATTTATAAAAGGAACTGATGGTCCAAATCGTTTTGGCCCAGATCCACTAGAGCTTAATGAAATTGACGAAGATTATGTTAAAGAAACTATTTAA
- a CDS encoding magnesium chelatase subunit ChlI family protein yields the protein MSLILIYKVIWSDLPSALVSQPCKCGHFGSENGKCSCTPNEVRKYLSKVSGPILDRVDMHIQIYPVEYDELNDYSKNKSSSDMRINIEKARKIQLQRYKNDNILYNSQLNTKLMDKYCNMEDDAKYLLKNAFDKLGFSARAYTKLVKLGRTIADLEESENILASHVAEAIQYRKLDKNYWNMN from the coding sequence ATGTCATTAATATTAATATATAAAGTTATTTGGTCGGATTTACCAAGCGCATTGGTATCGCAACCATGTAAATGTGGTCACTTTGGCTCAGAAAACGGAAAGTGTAGCTGCACACCTAATGAAGTTAGAAAGTACTTATCTAAAGTATCAGGGCCCATACTAGACAGGGTAGATATGCATATACAAATATATCCCGTAGAATACGATGAACTAAATGATTATTCAAAGAATAAGAGTTCTAGTGACATGAGAATAAATATAGAAAAGGCTAGAAAAATACAACTGCAGAGATATAAGAATGATAATATACTATATAATTCTCAATTAAATACAAAGCTTATGGATAAATATTGTAATATGGAAGATGATGCAAAGTATTTACTTAAAAATGCCTTTGATAAATTAGGCTTTAGTGCAAGGGCATATACAAAGTTGGTTAAGTTAGGCAGAACTATAGCTGATTTAGAAGAATCAGAAAATATATTAGCAAGCCATGTGGCTGAAGCTATACAATATAGAAAATTAGATAAGAATTATTGGAACATGAATTAA
- a CDS encoding helix-turn-helix domain-containing protein has protein sequence MQLGLSIKELAELSDLFPSTISRIEKEKGDVSRTDLTSILKLSKGLNTTMEYLYQTSDWTENTIPEIMEKYQTLNGVRVCDLVKLTGIHKDTILGYRNGSVKDPGKKYWDKICEAIGYDNKKVKEKIRGLPEDTLGQRVYKKRMELGLTITEVAELSGLRDSTISGIEKEKGDINKKSISSLFRISKALNTTMEYLYQTQDWPENTAADIIKKYQVLSGIRTCELVKLTGIPLSTLSGYKSSKKSPSKDNWNKICTALGYEKNSNLK, from the coding sequence ATGCAGTTAGGCCTATCGATTAAAGAGTTAGCTGAATTAAGTGATTTGTTTCCTTCTACAATTTCCCGTATTGAAAAAGAAAAGGGTGATGTTAGTAGAACAGATCTTACTTCAATACTAAAACTTAGCAAAGGATTAAATACTACTATGGAGTATTTATATCAAACTAGTGATTGGACAGAGAATACAATACCAGAAATCATGGAAAAATATCAGACTCTAAATGGAGTACGCGTATGTGATCTTGTAAAATTAACAGGAATTCATAAAGACACTATCCTTGGATATAGAAATGGCAGTGTAAAAGATCCAGGAAAGAAATATTGGGACAAAATATGTGAAGCTATAGGATATGATAATAAAAAGGTAAAAGAGAAGATTAGAGGCCTTCCAGAAGATACTCTAGGACAAAGAGTTTATAAAAAAAGAATGGAATTAGGATTAACTATTACAGAAGTAGCCGAGTTAAGTGGATTACGTGATAGTACAATCTCAGGAATTGAAAAAGAAAAAGGTGATATTAATAAAAAATCTATCTCCTCCTTATTTAGGATTAGTAAGGCTTTAAATACTACAATGGAATATCTTTATCAGACTCAAGATTGGCCTGAGAATACTGCAGCTGATATTATAAAAAAGTATCAGGTTTTGAGTGGAATCCGTACATGTGAGCTTGTAAAGTTAACAGGAATACCCTTAAGCACTTTATCTGGTTATAAAAGTTCTAAAAAAAGTCCATCAAAAGATAACTGGAATAAAATATGTACAGCCTTAGGATATGAAAAAAATTCCAATTTGAAATAG
- a CDS encoding Kelch repeat-containing protein has product MANKSKVRSEGVSFSTRLFLAIIFILILKFTGEEVGINERMMIDSRSEIGVVAFNEKIYIIGGTEGSYPVGRVEEYDPVTKESVYKTSMTTKREALGIVELQGKIYAIGGMQEDVEYSNIVEEYDPITDKWRTKSPMITPRASVVAVKSNGKIYACGGYNDLGDSRSAAVIEEYNPITDTWRLVTEIPTKIESSGQAIAVNGKIYIIGGHFDSRLKVYDIETGEWSLKSSMQEGIQDFSVSKFNNKIYIFGGKYHLVDETQDLVLEYDIETDSWTRKTNMCIAREDAGAAELNGIIYVAGGYRYGEGGLRTIEEYNPITDTWLEFN; this is encoded by the coding sequence ATGGCTAATAAATCTAAGGTTAGAAGTGAAGGTGTCTCCTTTTCTACTCGTCTTTTTCTTGCTATTATATTCATTTTAATATTGAAATTTACGGGAGAAGAGGTTGGAATTAATGAAAGAATGATGATTGATTCCAGGAGTGAAATAGGAGTAGTGGCTTTTAATGAAAAGATATATATTATCGGTGGGACGGAAGGATCATATCCAGTTGGTAGAGTGGAAGAATATGATCCCGTTACTAAAGAAAGTGTATACAAAACTAGTATGACCACAAAGAGAGAGGCTTTAGGCATAGTGGAATTACAAGGTAAGATTTATGCTATTGGAGGTATGCAGGAAGATGTTGAATATTCAAACATAGTAGAAGAGTATGATCCTATAACAGATAAATGGAGAACTAAAAGCCCTATGATAACACCAAGAGCGAGTGTCGTAGCAGTTAAATCAAATGGCAAAATTTATGCTTGCGGAGGATATAATGATTTAGGTGATAGTAGGTCAGCTGCGGTCATTGAAGAGTATAATCCTATAACTGATACATGGAGACTTGTCACTGAAATTCCTACAAAAATAGAAAGTTCTGGTCAAGCCATTGCTGTAAATGGAAAAATATACATAATTGGAGGCCATTTTGATTCAAGACTGAAGGTATATGACATAGAAACAGGTGAATGGAGTTTAAAGTCCTCAATGCAAGAAGGAATTCAAGATTTTTCAGTTTCAAAATTTAATAATAAGATTTATATATTTGGAGGAAAATATCATTTAGTAGATGAGACTCAGGATTTAGTATTAGAATATGATATTGAAACAGATTCTTGGACTAGAAAAACGAATATGTGTATAGCTAGAGAAGATGCGGGAGCAGCAGAATTAAATGGTATAATTTATGTGGCTGGAGGATATCGATATGGTGAAGGTGGTTTAAGAACTATAGAAGAATATAATCCAATAACAGATACATGGTTAGAATTTAATTAG